A region of Streptomyces cinnamoneus DNA encodes the following proteins:
- a CDS encoding streptophobe family protein, with amino-acid sequence MSELRAWWDALAAVVAGLAAMVVVAALGLWAAGAGDLPGGAFPSVVAATVVTAVGGTVDLAGGAGFLGRTGADLDVVPLSVTLAGALALAVVFLLPLRHHAVAGGAGLLARVARTAVLWLLALLFVALAARHTFRFSVGEEFLDELGAALGATPTVGFRAAVGPTLGYGLLWLLVLLAVAVAVSRKTPLPSRLLRFQDSVRPAAFALLVVLLAYVVLGLVLGVVVACTHGEPARTAAVLLLGLPNLAWIAFGVGLGGAWEGQAPHAIGLPMPHALAAVLRPRDGGPATVTVSSLAEQDGRAWLLVPLAALALLAAGFVAAVRSPAGTRSWHHAVRLGVATALTLLVVGLLTRVSARYGLSLLGIGDLGDDFGGTVSLRAQLPRLVGVGLLSGLVAGFLGGLLARRVRRRGEAPQPAGAEPGGPAEP; translated from the coding sequence ATGAGCGAGCTGCGGGCCTGGTGGGACGCCCTCGCGGCCGTGGTGGCGGGGCTGGCCGCGATGGTCGTGGTGGCCGCCCTGGGCCTGTGGGCGGCGGGGGCCGGCGACCTGCCCGGCGGCGCGTTCCCGTCCGTGGTGGCCGCCACGGTGGTGACGGCCGTGGGCGGCACCGTGGACCTGGCGGGCGGTGCGGGCTTCCTCGGCCGTACGGGTGCGGACCTCGACGTCGTGCCGCTGTCGGTGACCCTGGCCGGGGCGCTGGCGCTCGCGGTGGTCTTCCTGTTGCCGCTGCGCCACCACGCGGTGGCGGGCGGGGCCGGGCTCCTCGCCCGGGTCGCCCGTACGGCCGTGCTGTGGCTGCTCGCGCTGTTGTTCGTCGCCCTCGCCGCCCGGCACACCTTCCGCTTCAGCGTGGGCGAGGAGTTCCTCGACGAACTGGGCGCGGCGCTCGGCGCGACGCCCACCGTGGGCTTCCGCGCCGCCGTGGGCCCCACGCTGGGGTACGGCCTGCTGTGGCTGCTGGTGCTGCTCGCCGTGGCCGTGGCCGTCTCGCGCAAGACGCCGCTCCCCTCACGGCTGCTGCGCTTCCAGGACTCGGTCCGGCCGGCGGCGTTCGCGCTGCTCGTGGTGCTGCTGGCCTATGTGGTGCTGGGCCTGGTGCTCGGGGTGGTCGTCGCCTGCACCCACGGGGAGCCGGCGCGGACGGCCGCGGTGCTGCTGCTGGGGCTGCCCAACCTCGCCTGGATCGCCTTCGGGGTGGGTCTGGGCGGCGCCTGGGAGGGCCAGGCCCCGCACGCCATCGGACTGCCCATGCCCCACGCGCTCGCTGCGGTGCTGCGCCCTCGTGACGGCGGCCCGGCCACGGTGACCGTCTCCTCGCTCGCCGAACAGGACGGGCGGGCCTGGCTCCTGGTGCCGCTGGCGGCGCTCGCGCTGCTGGCGGCGGGCTTCGTGGCGGCCGTGCGGTCGCCCGCCGGGACGCGGTCGTGGCACCACGCGGTCCGGCTCGGGGTGGCCACGGCCCTCACCCTGCTCGTGGTCGGGCTGCTGACCCGGGTGTCGGCGCGCTACGGCCTGTCCCTGCTGGGCATCGGCGACCTGGGCGACGACTTCGGCGGGACGGTGTCCCTGCGCGCGCAGCTGCCGCGACTGGTGGGCGTGGGGCTGCTGTCCGGCCTGGTCGCCGGCTTCCTGGGCGGCCTGCTCGCCCGGCGCGTCCGGCGCCGGGGCGAGGCCCCGCAGCCCGCGGGGGCGGAGCCCGGCGGGCCGGCGGAACCCTAG
- a CDS encoding serine/threonine-protein kinase, with protein sequence MAAGDDRLAHPDATLGGGPSGLIGRRIAGYQVESEIGRGGMAVVYRATDLRLDRTVALKLLAPELARNDTFRQRFAHESRVAAAIDHPHIVPVFEAGEVEGVLYIAMRYVPGQDLRALLDRGGPLELPAACRIAGQVASALDAAHAHDLVHRDVKPGNILVAEGTDSDHPEHVYLTDFGLTKKSLSLTGYTRVGQFVGTLDYVAPEQISGKPVDGRCDVYSLACVVFETLVGHPPFRRDDDMALLWAHQYDPPPKLSDHVPDVVPGVDEVLVKALAKSPDDRYDGCLEFVTALRLAGRGGPPPPPEPEPTGHASTQVDMRLDDLPPEPPPPPTPPAWARPVFPELSP encoded by the coding sequence ATGGCAGCCGGCGACGACCGCCTCGCCCACCCGGACGCCACGCTCGGCGGCGGCCCGTCCGGGCTCATCGGCCGCCGGATCGCCGGCTACCAGGTGGAGAGCGAGATCGGCCGCGGCGGCATGGCCGTCGTCTACCGGGCCACCGACCTGCGCCTGGACCGCACCGTCGCCCTCAAGCTGCTGGCCCCCGAACTCGCCCGCAACGACACCTTCCGGCAGCGCTTCGCGCACGAGTCCCGGGTGGCGGCCGCCATCGACCACCCGCACATCGTCCCGGTCTTCGAGGCGGGCGAGGTCGAGGGCGTCCTCTACATCGCCATGCGCTACGTGCCCGGGCAGGACCTCAGGGCACTGCTCGACCGGGGCGGCCCGCTGGAGCTGCCCGCCGCCTGCCGGATCGCCGGCCAGGTCGCCTCGGCGCTGGACGCCGCCCACGCCCACGACCTCGTCCACCGGGACGTCAAACCCGGCAACATCCTCGTGGCCGAGGGCACCGACAGCGACCACCCCGAACACGTCTACCTGACCGACTTCGGGCTCACCAAGAAGTCGCTGTCGCTGACCGGGTACACCCGGGTGGGCCAGTTCGTGGGCACCCTGGACTACGTGGCACCCGAACAGATCTCGGGCAAGCCGGTCGACGGTCGCTGTGACGTCTACAGCCTGGCCTGCGTCGTCTTCGAGACGCTCGTGGGCCACCCGCCGTTCCGGCGCGACGACGACATGGCCCTGCTCTGGGCGCACCAGTACGATCCCCCGCCGAAGCTGTCGGACCACGTCCCCGATGTCGTGCCCGGCGTCGACGAGGTCCTCGTGAAGGCGCTGGCGAAGTCTCCGGACGACCGGTACGACGGGTGCCTGGAGTTCGTGACCGCCCTGCGCCTGGCCGGGCGGGGCGGCCCCCCGCCGCCCCCGGAACCGGAGCCGACGGGGCACGCGTCCACGCAGGTGGACATGCGCCTGGACGACCTGCCGCCCGAGCCGCCACCCCCGCCCACGCCCCCTGCCTGGGCCAGGCCCGTCTTCCCGGAGCTCAGTCCCTAG
- a CDS encoding FHA domain-containing protein, with amino-acid sequence MGERSVVPSAPSAPELVVEADGGSQVMSPSRIYHVGRDPTSDIVLQDPRVSWHHAVLRPVRDHWRLEDTGSTNGTYAEGRRVRSLDVGPGSVVRFGNPADGPAARVTDAPPHPTGRPSVVSHPSGTTTFRQPTSVRPLPARTVRIGRSPDNDLVVDDLVVSRHHAELRTLPDGGYEIADLGSHNGTYLNGSAVQAAPVAPGDIIGVGHSAFCLVGDELQEFVDNGEVSLEVQDLTVQVDRGRKTLLEDVSFPVSAKRLLAVVGPSGAGKSTLLNALTGLRPADRGTVLYDGRDLYHDYAELRSRIGLVPQDDILHTQLSVRRALRYAAELRFPDDTAKAEREARVEEVIGELGLQQRTDQAIHSLSGGQRKRVSVALELLTKPSLLFLDEPTSGLDPGMDRSVMNMLRGLADDGRTVIVVTHSVLSLEVCDRLLVLAPGGRTAYYGPPGESLAFFGFRQWPEAFEAFENETGRDWAGQYRASPEHNRYVTAAMEQPRLGGRAAPAPTPEPVKAQSWGGQLWTLMRRYAMALTADRTFMVIMVALPFVMGAMTRVLAGSRLGAQMTMNVLLLLCVGGVLTGAANAVRELVKERVIYQRERAVGLSRSAYVMSKVLVLGLITVAQAVVLTLVGLAGVDTRAPGGKGVLLAPLPEITLAVALLSFSAMMLGLLVSALVRKEEVTMPLLVFIAIVQVVFCGAMIDLAGKPGMEQLAWLVPSRWGLAAMGGTIDVARIAPQNTDPLFHHTVGTWLLNMGMLAVLSVVFGLLVARLLRRHEPAVMRK; translated from the coding sequence ATGGGAGAGCGGTCGGTCGTGCCCTCCGCCCCCTCCGCCCCCGAACTCGTCGTCGAAGCCGATGGCGGCTCGCAGGTGATGAGTCCGAGCCGGATCTACCACGTGGGGCGCGACCCAACGAGCGACATCGTGCTGCAGGACCCGCGCGTCTCGTGGCACCACGCCGTCCTGCGCCCCGTGCGGGACCACTGGAGGCTGGAGGACACGGGCAGCACCAACGGCACCTACGCCGAAGGCCGGCGCGTGCGGTCGCTGGACGTGGGCCCCGGCAGCGTCGTCCGCTTCGGCAACCCCGCCGACGGCCCGGCGGCCAGGGTCACCGACGCGCCGCCGCACCCCACGGGCCGGCCCTCCGTCGTGTCCCACCCCTCGGGCACCACGACCTTCCGCCAGCCCACGTCCGTACGCCCCCTGCCCGCCCGCACCGTGCGCATCGGCCGCAGCCCCGACAACGACCTGGTCGTCGACGACCTCGTCGTCTCCCGGCACCACGCCGAACTGCGCACCCTGCCGGACGGCGGTTACGAGATCGCGGACCTCGGCAGCCACAACGGCACCTACCTCAACGGAAGTGCCGTGCAAGCCGCCCCCGTGGCGCCCGGTGACATCATCGGCGTCGGACACTCCGCCTTCTGCCTCGTCGGCGACGAACTCCAGGAGTTCGTCGACAACGGAGAGGTGTCGCTGGAGGTCCAGGACCTGACCGTGCAGGTCGACCGGGGCCGCAAGACGCTGCTGGAGGACGTCTCCTTCCCCGTGAGTGCCAAACGCCTGCTCGCCGTCGTCGGGCCCAGCGGAGCGGGCAAGTCCACCCTGCTCAACGCGCTGACCGGGCTGCGCCCGGCCGACCGCGGGACCGTGCTCTACGACGGCCGCGACCTCTACCACGACTACGCGGAGCTGCGCTCCCGCATCGGGCTCGTCCCGCAGGACGACATCCTGCACACCCAGCTGTCCGTGCGCCGCGCCCTGCGCTACGCCGCCGAGCTGCGCTTCCCCGACGACACGGCCAAGGCCGAACGGGAGGCCCGGGTCGAGGAGGTCATCGGCGAACTGGGCCTCCAGCAACGCACCGACCAGGCCATCCACAGCCTCTCGGGCGGTCAGCGCAAACGCGTCAGCGTGGCGCTGGAACTGCTGACCAAACCCTCGCTGCTGTTCCTGGACGAGCCGACCTCCGGCCTCGACCCGGGCATGGACCGCTCGGTGATGAACATGCTGCGCGGCCTGGCCGACGACGGGCGCACCGTCATCGTCGTCACGCACAGCGTCCTCAGCCTGGAGGTGTGCGACCGGCTCCTGGTGCTCGCCCCGGGCGGGCGCACCGCCTACTACGGACCGCCAGGGGAGTCGCTGGCGTTCTTCGGCTTCCGCCAGTGGCCGGAGGCCTTCGAGGCGTTCGAGAACGAGACCGGACGGGACTGGGCCGGGCAGTACCGCGCCTCTCCCGAGCACAACCGCTACGTCACCGCCGCCATGGAGCAGCCCCGGCTCGGCGGCAGGGCGGCCCCGGCCCCCACCCCCGAGCCGGTCAAGGCGCAGAGCTGGGGCGGTCAGCTGTGGACGCTGATGCGCCGCTACGCCATGGCCCTCACCGCCGACCGCACCTTCATGGTCATCATGGTCGCGCTGCCGTTCGTGATGGGCGCGATGACCCGGGTGCTCGCCGGGAGCCGGCTCGGCGCGCAGATGACCATGAACGTCCTGCTGCTGCTGTGCGTGGGAGGCGTGCTGACGGGCGCGGCCAACGCCGTGCGCGAGCTGGTCAAGGAACGGGTGATCTACCAGCGGGAACGGGCGGTCGGGCTGTCCAGATCCGCCTACGTGATGTCGAAGGTCCTGGTCCTGGGCCTGATCACCGTGGCCCAGGCGGTCGTGCTGACCCTGGTCGGCCTGGCGGGGGTGGACACCCGCGCGCCCGGCGGCAAGGGCGTCCTCCTGGCACCGCTGCCCGAGATCACCCTGGCCGTCGCCCTGCTGTCCTTCAGCGCCATGATGCTGGGCCTGCTGGTGTCCGCCCTGGTGCGCAAGGAAGAGGTGACCATGCCGCTGCTGGTCTTCATCGCCATCGTGCAGGTCGTCTTCTGCGGCGCGATGATCGACCTGGCCGGCAAGCCGGGCATGGAACAGCTGGCCTGGCTGGTGCCCTCCCGCTGGGGCCTGGCCGCCATGGGCGGGACGATCGACGTGGCGCGCATCGCACCGCAGAACACCGACCCGCTGTTCCACCACACCGTCGGCACCTGGCTGCTCAACATGGGCATGCTGGCGGTGCTGTCGGTCGTCTTCGGCCTCCTCGTCGCGCGCCTGCTGCGCCGCCACGAGCCCGCCGTCATGCGGAAGTGA
- a CDS encoding gamma-glutamylcyclotransferase family protein produces MLGEDAGRLPVFVYGTLRPGLRNHDRLLRGRTVAERPARMRDAVLYEGPGYPFAVAERGGEVHGELIAVAPRWYRPVLAALDELEGYRPGDPRNLYERVEREVLVEGAGTVRAWVYLAAEATALRLRASGTRVVGGDWTG; encoded by the coding sequence GTGCTGGGGGAGGACGCCGGGCGCCTGCCCGTCTTCGTCTACGGGACGCTGCGTCCCGGTCTGCGCAACCACGACCGTCTGCTGCGCGGGCGGACGGTGGCGGAGCGGCCCGCGCGGATGCGGGACGCGGTGCTGTACGAGGGGCCCGGCTATCCGTTCGCGGTGGCCGAGCGGGGCGGCGAGGTCCACGGCGAGCTGATCGCCGTCGCTCCCCGGTGGTACAGGCCCGTGCTGGCGGCTCTCGACGAGCTGGAGGGCTACCGGCCGGGCGACCCGCGCAACCTCTACGAACGCGTCGAGCGCGAGGTCCTCGTCGAGGGGGCCGGCACGGTCCGCGCCTGGGTCTACCTCGCGGCGGAGGCGACGGCGCTGCGGCTGCGGGCGTCCGGTACGCGCGTCGTGGGCGGCGACTGGACCGGGTGA
- a CDS encoding M4 family metallopeptidase: MVGTAAAAPSPAARTTASSPAGADVVKAARAAALAHAKDTGVGSSDTLKVRDTLVDPEGKRHVRFERSHQGVAVIGGDLVVHLDAENTYLGVTRAIGHQVTVPTVTPKLTAGQAADKAAESAKGTANKTQLVVDARTGDGVLAYQVTVTGGAGTETGAAHSVVVDATSGKVISSTPLSDAFISPKLKSTLRGLGQTAAPGTAAKPGTPAPAKPATGAFPAPANGTGASIFAGGVPLITTQTAKSTFVLKDPSRGNGETRNAGRQELETFASGKQFTDADNKWGNGTSKDAASAAVDAQYGITSTFDYYKKTFGRNGIANDGVGPHALVHFGNNVGNAFWSPDCACMLYGDGDGETFKQPLVALDVTGHELSHGVIEATANFQPTRVDGQGNQYGEAGSLNESLADIFGTGVEFGTNNAVNPPNYLLGEKLGLEQKFLRRLDKPSLDKLEGTVDYWDEGSYDREVHAGSGVSSHAFYLLAEGSGRKTVGGVTYDSPTHDGQSVTGIGRAKAEQIFYRALTRYMVSTTDFHEARTATLQAAADVYGAGSTEYKTVDAAWAAVNVTQANTPAPKG; encoded by the coding sequence ATGGTCGGCACGGCAGCCGCGGCGCCGTCCCCCGCGGCGCGGACCACGGCCTCCTCCCCCGCCGGCGCCGACGTCGTCAAGGCGGCCCGCGCCGCCGCCCTCGCCCACGCCAAGGACACCGGCGTCGGCTCCTCCGACACGCTGAAGGTCCGGGACACCCTCGTCGACCCCGAGGGCAAGCGCCACGTGCGCTTCGAGCGGAGCCACCAGGGCGTCGCCGTCATCGGCGGCGACCTCGTCGTCCACCTCGACGCCGAGAACACGTACCTGGGCGTGACCCGCGCCATCGGCCACCAGGTCACCGTCCCCACCGTCACGCCCAAGCTGACCGCGGGCCAGGCCGCGGACAAGGCAGCCGAGTCGGCCAAGGGCACGGCGAACAAGACTCAGCTGGTGGTGGACGCCCGCACCGGCGACGGCGTCCTCGCCTACCAGGTGACCGTCACCGGCGGTGCCGGCACCGAGACCGGCGCCGCGCACTCCGTCGTCGTCGACGCCACGTCCGGCAAGGTCATCAGCAGCACCCCGCTCAGCGACGCGTTCATCTCGCCGAAGCTCAAGAGCACCCTGCGCGGCCTGGGCCAGACCGCGGCCCCCGGCACCGCCGCGAAGCCCGGCACGCCCGCCCCGGCCAAGCCGGCCACCGGCGCCTTCCCCGCACCGGCGAACGGCACCGGCGCCTCGATCTTCGCCGGCGGCGTGCCCCTGATCACCACCCAGACCGCGAAGAGCACCTTCGTCCTCAAGGACCCCAGCCGCGGCAACGGCGAGACCCGCAACGCCGGCCGCCAGGAGCTCGAGACCTTCGCGAGCGGCAAGCAGTTCACCGACGCGGACAACAAGTGGGGCAACGGCACCAGCAAGGACGCCGCCAGCGCCGCCGTGGACGCCCAGTACGGCATCACCAGCACCTTCGACTACTACAAGAAGACCTTCGGCCGCAACGGCATCGCCAACGACGGCGTCGGCCCCCACGCGCTCGTGCACTTCGGCAACAACGTGGGCAACGCCTTCTGGTCCCCCGACTGCGCCTGCATGCTCTACGGCGACGGCGATGGAGAAACGTTTAAGCAGCCGCTGGTGGCCCTCGACGTGACGGGCCACGAGCTGAGCCACGGCGTCATCGAGGCCACCGCCAACTTCCAGCCGACGCGCGTGGACGGCCAGGGCAACCAGTACGGCGAGGCGGGCAGCCTCAACGAGTCCCTCGCGGACATCTTCGGCACGGGCGTCGAGTTCGGCACGAACAACGCCGTCAACCCGCCGAACTACCTGCTGGGCGAGAAGCTGGGCCTGGAGCAGAAGTTCCTGCGCCGCCTCGACAAGCCGTCCCTGGACAAGCTGGAGGGCACCGTCGACTACTGGGACGAGGGCTCGTACGACCGCGAGGTCCACGCCGGCTCCGGCGTCTCCTCCCACGCCTTCTACCTCCTGGCCGAGGGCAGCGGACGGAAGACCGTCGGCGGCGTCACCTACGACTCCCCCACCCACGACGGGCAGTCCGTGACCGGCATCGGCCGGGCGAAGGCGGAGCAGATCTTCTACCGGGCGCTCACCCGCTACATGGTCTCCACCACCGACTTCCACGAGGCCCGCACCGCCACGCTCCAGGCCGCCGCGGACGTCTACGGCGCCGGAAGCACCGAGTACAAGACGGTGGACGCGGCGTGGGCCGCGGTGAACGTCACCCAGGCGAACACCCCGGCCCCCAAGGGCTAG
- a CDS encoding IS481 family transposase, with protein MPHRNAPLTETGRLRLARCVVDDGWPLRRAAERFQVSHTTAARWAGRYRTLGVAGMSDRSSRPHHQPARTPAVVEAEILRLRREHRIGPLRLAVLCHIAPSTVHRILQRHGQPPLACLDRATGEPVRRYERARPGELVHIDVKKLGRIPDGGGHKALGRAAGSPNKDRLNGAGYAYLHTALDDHSRPAYTEDLPDETAPTCAGFLIRATAWFAGQGITVERVLTDNAWAYSKNTWRQTCHDLGISPRWTRPWRPQTNGKVERFHRTLLEEWAYHRPYTSDGERMEAFADWLHWYNYHRPHTGIGGHTPASRGTNLAEQRT; from the coding sequence GTGCCCCACCGTAACGCCCCGCTCACCGAGACCGGGCGTCTTCGCCTGGCCCGCTGTGTCGTGGACGACGGCTGGCCACTTCGCCGAGCCGCGGAACGCTTCCAGGTCAGCCACACCACTGCTGCCCGCTGGGCCGGCCGCTACCGGACGCTCGGGGTCGCCGGAATGAGTGACCGATCCAGCCGCCCCCACCACCAGCCCGCCCGGACGCCGGCCGTGGTGGAAGCGGAGATACTTCGGCTGCGGCGCGAACACCGCATCGGCCCGCTAAGGCTCGCCGTCCTCTGCCACATCGCACCCTCGACCGTCCACCGCATCCTCCAGCGGCACGGCCAGCCGCCCCTTGCCTGCCTGGACCGTGCCACCGGCGAGCCCGTCCGCCGCTACGAACGCGCCCGCCCGGGCGAACTGGTCCACATCGATGTCAAGAAGCTCGGCCGGATCCCCGACGGCGGCGGCCACAAGGCCCTCGGCCGGGCGGCCGGCAGTCCGAACAAAGACCGGCTCAACGGTGCCGGATACGCCTACCTCCACACCGCGCTCGACGACCACTCCCGCCCGGCCTACACCGAAGACCTGCCCGACGAGACCGCTCCGACCTGCGCCGGCTTCCTCATCCGGGCCACCGCCTGGTTCGCCGGACAGGGCATCACCGTCGAACGTGTGCTGACCGACAATGCCTGGGCCTACAGCAAGAACACCTGGCGCCAGACCTGCCACGATCTGGGCATCAGCCCCCGGTGGACCCGCCCCTGGCGGCCACAGACCAACGGCAAAGTCGAACGCTTCCACCGCACCCTGCTCGAGGAGTGGGCCTACCACCGGCCCTACACCTCAGACGGTGAGCGGATGGAAGCGTTTGCCGACTGGCTGCACTGGTACAACTACCACCGACCCCACACCGGCATCGGCGGCCACACACCCGCCAGCCGCGGAACCAACCTCGCCGAACAACGCACCTAG
- a CDS encoding DMT family transporter, translating into MTAVLTVACALLSSLANAAGTVLQRKAGRAVPESHAFSARLMGDLLRSPAWLAGMAAEICGAALQGLALSLGSLALVQPIFVSELPFALVIGCLVFHRTLPVAGWAAVVSIAAGLALGLAAAAPSGGHTDVEPGLWALALTVGGGASALCVLGALRHPRGKARAFLFGASAAIAYALTAVLMKAAATTFSLHGAGAFFTSWQTYAFAVAGACSLFLVSNAMESGPIVASQPALTLGDALVSLFFGVLLYEEHLRTGWWLLPEAVGAVLVIGGTLVLPRVGADTA; encoded by the coding sequence GTGACCGCCGTGCTGACCGTGGCGTGCGCCCTCCTGTCCTCCCTGGCCAACGCCGCCGGCACCGTCCTCCAGCGCAAGGCGGGGCGCGCCGTGCCCGAGTCCCACGCCTTCAGCGCCCGGCTGATGGGGGATCTGCTGCGCAGCCCGGCCTGGCTCGCCGGGATGGCGGCGGAGATCTGCGGGGCGGCGCTCCAGGGGCTGGCGCTGTCGCTGGGCTCCCTGGCGCTCGTCCAGCCGATCTTCGTCAGCGAGCTGCCGTTCGCCCTCGTCATCGGCTGTCTGGTCTTCCACCGGACGCTGCCCGTCGCCGGCTGGGCGGCGGTCGTCTCGATCGCCGCCGGCCTCGCCCTGGGGCTCGCGGCCGCGGCCCCCTCGGGCGGGCACACCGACGTGGAGCCGGGGCTGTGGGCGCTGGCCCTGACGGTGGGCGGCGGGGCGAGCGCGCTGTGCGTCCTCGGTGCCCTGCGGCACCCCCGGGGCAAGGCGCGGGCGTTCCTCTTCGGGGCGTCCGCCGCGATCGCCTACGCGCTGACGGCCGTGCTGATGAAGGCGGCGGCCACCACCTTCAGCCTGCACGGCGCCGGCGCGTTCTTCACCAGTTGGCAGACGTACGCCTTCGCGGTGGCGGGGGCCTGTTCCCTGTTCCTGGTCTCCAACGCCATGGAGTCGGGCCCGATCGTCGCCTCGCAGCCCGCGCTCACCCTGGGGGACGCGCTGGTGAGTCTGTTCTTCGGGGTGCTGCTGTACGAGGAGCACCTCCGGACGGGCTGGTGGCTGCTGCCCGAGGCCGTGGGAGCCGTGCTGGTGATCGGGGGCACGCTGGTGCTGCCCCGGGTCGGCGCGGACACGGCCTAG
- a CDS encoding DUF4142 domain-containing protein, whose translation MRMPHRATTAVAVLVLAGVTAPGTALAGPAGGRAADKDDAVLTKLHQGGMAEVAGGRDARRHAVARCVKDAGRVLVRDHTRMDEQVRKVASRLRVSLPTTTTAEQRKQLKDLRAKARTADYDRLWVKTYGTAHVKTLALLDDEIAHGKNNDVRELARKLRPVVQSHLKMLFQCGAGGHGGRKDQGDQQGGDNGREHGQGNGQGQGRDTGRDNGRDQGRDRTHASSRDHGRTHDRHHRDRHDGHHRD comes from the coding sequence ATGCGAATGCCACACCGGGCCACGACAGCGGTGGCGGTCCTCGTCCTGGCCGGAGTGACGGCCCCCGGCACGGCGCTCGCCGGCCCCGCCGGCGGCCGTGCGGCCGACAAGGACGACGCCGTGCTCACCAAGCTCCACCAGGGCGGCATGGCGGAGGTCGCCGGGGGCCGGGACGCCCGGCGCCACGCGGTCGCCCGGTGCGTCAAGGACGCCGGACGCGTGCTCGTACGCGACCACACCCGCATGGACGAGCAGGTCAGAAAGGTGGCGAGCCGGCTGCGGGTGTCACTGCCGACGACGACGACCGCGGAACAGCGCAAACAGCTCAAGGACCTCAGGGCCAAGGCCCGGACCGCCGACTACGACCGGCTCTGGGTGAAGACCTACGGGACCGCGCACGTCAAGACGCTGGCCCTGCTGGACGACGAGATCGCCCACGGCAAGAACAACGACGTCCGCGAACTGGCCCGCAAACTGAGACCGGTGGTCCAGTCGCACCTGAAGATGCTGTTCCAGTGCGGCGCGGGCGGCCACGGCGGCCGTAAGGACCAGGGCGACCAACAGGGCGGGGACAACGGGCGCGAGCACGGTCAGGGGAACGGTCAGGGCCAGGGCCGGGACACCGGGCGTGACAACGGACGGGACCAGGGCCGCGACAGGACGCACGCGAGCAGCCGCGACCACGGGCGCACGCACGACCGTCACCACCGCGATCGCCACGACGGCCACCACCGCGACTAG
- a CDS encoding RNA-binding S4 domain-containing protein, whose translation MGHGPAARRQTPSRSPAALAYSAGMETEQGTVRIDSWIWSVRLTKTRALAATACRGGHVRLNGERAKAAQPVKPGDEVRLRQAGRERIVVVKRLVRKRVGAPVAAECYVDNSPPPPAREEVVVAGVRDRGTGRPTKRDRRELDQLRGH comes from the coding sequence ATCGGCCACGGCCCGGCCGCCCGCCGCCAGACGCCTTCGCGGTCCCCGGCGGCGCTGGCCTACAGTGCGGGCATGGAGACAGAGCAGGGAACGGTGCGGATCGACAGCTGGATCTGGTCGGTCCGGCTCACCAAGACGCGTGCGCTGGCGGCCACCGCCTGCCGCGGCGGCCACGTCCGCCTCAACGGAGAGCGCGCCAAGGCCGCCCAGCCCGTCAAGCCGGGCGACGAGGTCCGGCTGCGGCAGGCCGGGCGCGAGCGGATCGTGGTCGTCAAGCGCCTCGTCCGCAAGCGGGTGGGCGCGCCCGTCGCCGCGGAGTGCTACGTCGACAACAGCCCGCCGCCGCCCGCCCGCGAGGAGGTCGTGGTGGCCGGGGTGCGCGACCGCGGCACCGGCCGGCCGACCAAGCGCGACCGGCGCGAGCTGGACCAGCTGCGCGGACACTGA
- a CDS encoding DM13 domain-containing protein: MGRVRRVLGRPIVIGLLAVGIMAGAAGLYWFQPWKLWVDDTVREAAPAAAAGDARGGGPRTLATGKLISHEHETSGSVRILELPDGTRTLRLENLDTSNGPDLRVLVSDAPVKEGRAGWYVFDDGAHVSLGKLKGNKGDQNYALPADLDLGRYRSVSIWCDRFDVSFGAAALSRG; the protein is encoded by the coding sequence ATGGGACGCGTACGACGGGTGCTGGGCAGGCCGATCGTCATCGGGCTGCTGGCCGTGGGGATCATGGCGGGGGCCGCCGGGCTGTACTGGTTCCAGCCGTGGAAGCTGTGGGTGGACGACACCGTCCGGGAAGCCGCCCCGGCGGCCGCGGCCGGCGACGCGCGCGGCGGCGGGCCGCGCACCCTGGCCACCGGGAAGCTGATCAGCCACGAACACGAGACCAGCGGCTCGGTGCGGATCCTGGAGCTGCCCGACGGGACCCGCACCCTGCGCCTGGAGAACCTCGACACCAGCAACGGCCCGGACCTGAGGGTCCTCGTCAGCGACGCGCCGGTGAAGGAGGGCCGGGCCGGCTGGTACGTCTTCGACGACGGCGCCCACGTCAGCCTCGGCAAGCTCAAGGGCAACAAGGGCGACCAGAACTACGCCCTTCCCGCGGACCTCGACCTCGGCCGGTACCGCAGCGTCAGCATCTGGTGCGACCGGTTCGACGTCTCCTTCGGCGCCGCCGCCCTCTCCCGCGGCTGA
- a CDS encoding putative quinol monooxygenase — translation MIFIVVKFTVRPERSEEWLDLVQDFTEATRQEPGNIFYEWSRSVDEPHQFVLVEAFAGPEAGEAHVNSEHFKTAMAWMPDVIARTPEIINVEVPGQGWSAMAELSPRES, via the coding sequence ATGATCTTCATCGTCGTCAAGTTCACCGTCCGCCCCGAGCGGAGCGAGGAGTGGCTCGACCTCGTCCAGGACTTCACCGAGGCCACCCGGCAGGAGCCCGGCAACATCTTCTACGAGTGGTCCCGCAGCGTGGACGAGCCCCACCAGTTCGTGCTGGTCGAGGCGTTCGCCGGCCCCGAGGCGGGCGAGGCGCACGTGAACTCGGAGCACTTCAAGACGGCCATGGCCTGGATGCCGGACGTCATCGCCCGGACCCCGGAGATCATCAACGTGGAGGTGCCGGGCCAGGGCTGGTCGGCCATGGCGGAGCTCTCGCCGCGCGAGAGCTGA